From Xylocopa sonorina isolate GNS202 chromosome 2, iyXylSono1_principal, whole genome shotgun sequence, a single genomic window includes:
- the Shu gene encoding inactive peptidyl-prolyl cis-trans isomerase shutdown: MAKHVNIYDGLSISDLTLQDGLVLEIDNDYQTMEDEDFAYSTDVLLSNEEALNLLNMDDFQDDNDDDYNNGPATICAISFAALKTKMTDVSVDGKVMKLIKQQGVGDVVPYNAQVTINYVGHLEYRDEPFDSSFVRGGAEIFFLNCGMLISGIEIAIRTMRKHEIAVFIIHPDLAYGKYGCAPRIPPNEETLFIIHLVDYMDNSIEAFENLSLEEKKKFENVIKKVKAKFNIAKDYFNKQKIRQAIRDYSKGLQWLEEAELQNEEEENEANNLLSKGYNNLAVCFNKENMVRRACSACNRVPIPTAKTHFNFGRALWKMGEYSKAMEKLQLARKLEPRNEEIIKEIRIVNEKQRHYLEVEKKLWRGCIKFGENKKPNTSDFEEVVRNMCETFSKDDQVLRLPLPDSLTPEEDKCIRAQAAAFGLMVTTHQRYGREITYINKSTY; the protein is encoded by the exons ATGGCGAAACATGTAAATATATACGATGGATTAAGCATTAG TGACTTAACTTTACAAGATGGTCTTGTACTTGAAATAGACAATGATTACCAAACGATGGAGGATGAAGACTTTGCTTATTCCACAGACGTATTATTAAGTAATGAAGAAGCATTGAATCTTCTAAATATGGATGATTTTCAAGATGATAACGACGACGATTATAATAATGGTCCTGCTACGATCTGCGCTATTAGCTTTGCTGCACTAAAAACTAAAATGACTGATGTCTCTGTGGATGGGAAA GTCATGAAATTAATAAAACAGCAAGGTGTTGGAGATGTTGTGCCATATAATGCACAGGTTACTATCAACTATGTAGGACATTTGGAATATAGAGACGAACCGTTTGATTCTAGTTTTGTTCGTGGAGGTGCAGAAATTTTCTTCCTTAATTGTGGCATGCTAATATCTGGCATAGAGATTGCTATAAGGACAATGCGCAAACATGAAATAGCTGTATTTATTATACATCCTGATTTGGCATATGGAAAGTATGGTTGCGCTCCTCGTATTCCTCCAAACGAAGAAACGTTATTCATTATACATTTGGTTGATTATATGGATAATTCCATTGAAGCTTTTGAAAACTTGTCTttggaagagaaaaaaaaatttgaaAATGTTATCAAGAAGGTGAAAGCTAAATTTAATATTGCCAAGgattattttaataaacaaaaAATTAGGCAGGCTATCAGAGA TTATTCAAAAGGACTTCAATGGTTGGAGGAAGCTGAATTACAAAATGAAGAAGAGGAAAATGAAGCGAACAATTTACTTTCAAAGGGTTACAATaatcttgcagtttgtttcaATAAAGAAAATATGGTGCGTCGTGCTTGCAGCGCATGTAACCGAGTACCTATACCTACAGCTAAAACTCATTTTAA TTTTGGACGAGCATTATGGAAAATGGGAGAATATTCTAAAGCAATGGAAAAATTGCAGCTTGCTCGAAAATTGGAACCCAGAAATGAAGAAATTATTAAAGAAATTAGAATT gtTAATGAGAAGCAACGGCATTATTTAGAAGTGGAGAAGAAATTGTGGAGAGGTTGTATAAAATTTGGAGAAAACAAGAAACCAAATACTTCTGATTTCGAAGAAGTCGTTCGTAATATGTGTGAAACTTTCTCCAAAGACGATCAGGTATTAAGACTACCACTTCCTGATTCCTTGACACCAGAGGAGGATAAATGTATACGTGCGCAAGCCGCTGCTTTTGGCCTTATGGTTACCACTCATCAAAGATACGGTCGTGAGATAACATACATTAACAAATCTACTTATTAG
- the LOC143433040 gene encoding transient receptor potential-gamma protein: MLKVNPIDITENLFFAIFGQKDTDDFTVSLKRKLQPSWTIYFFKVSFSMYMLVSVIVLINLLIAMMSDTYQNIQSQSDIEWKYGLSRLIRKMQKTRTAPSPLNLVTSWMPYIGKACKKRKHKTGVTRLFTGHPFIQDNGILSQQRDAINFPLLRSSPLESQLSFKDSIRIDNVVEWNLVRRKYRIRFGNEIEKPLSEDSSTTNANL; encoded by the exons ATGC TGAAAGTAAATCCCATTGATATTACGGAAAATCTTTTCTTCGCTATATTCGGCCAGAAGGACACGGACGACTTCACGGTATCGTTAAAACGAAAACTGCAACCGAGTTGGACGATATATTTCTTTAAG GTGTCATTCTCTATGTACATGTTGGTTAGCGTTATTGTACTGATCAATCTGCTGATCGCGATGATGAGCGACACGTACCAAAATATTCAGTCACAAAGCGATATTGAGTGGAAGTATGGACTCAGCAGACTTATTCGTAAAATGCAAAA GACGCGAACTGCACCCTCACCATTGAATCTTGTTACTTCCTGGATGCCATATATTGGAAAGGCGTGTAAAAAACGCAAACATAAGACTGGGGTAACCCGCTTGTTCACAGGACACCCATTCATTCAG GACAACGGAATATTGTCCCAGCAACGTGACGCCATTAATTTCCCGCTACTTCGATCGAGCCCATTGGAAAGTCAATTATCTTTCAAAGATTCAATTAGAATCGACAATGTCGTCGAGTGGAATCTCGTACGACGAAAGTATAGAATTCGATTTGGGAATGAAATCGAGAAACCTCTTTCAGAAGACTCGTCTACAACTAATGCAAACCTTTAA
- the LOC143433035 gene encoding uncharacterized protein LOC143433035: protein MILLEGTKSFHTTYRSHVFPVRMSPVLAVELLFFAIFGQTTHEQFKVETMQPDWTTVLFKLTFGIYMLVSVVVLINLLIAMMSDTYQRIQAQSDIEWKYGLSKLVRNMHRTSTAPSPLNLLTTWMEYLYKLCKKRAANKQRPSLVRLMELQRNDALSAHSRMGAKWLSKVKKSQVAHKDSVALSIVHLSPLGSQLSFSNAIRIDNVVDWEAVRRKYTDLYGEKIEKHAEEHEKESTEHDPLTGSLESSLPGIPVGHKTVPTSIS, encoded by the exons ATGATACTGCTCGAGGGTACAAAGAGTTTTCACACGACGTATCGTTCCCACGTATTTCCAGTCAGGATGAGTCCCGTACTGGCCGTTGAGTTATTGTTCTTCGCCATCTTCGGTCAGACGACCCACGAACAATTCAAGGTCGAAACAATGCAGCCCGACTGGACCACAGTCCTCTTCAAGCTGACCTTCGGCATTTATATGCTGGTCTCGGTGGTCGTGCTGATTAATCTACTAATTGCCATGATGAGCGACACTTACCAGAGGATACAAGCTCAGTCCGACATCGAGTGGAAGTACGGATTGAGTAAGCTGGTTAGGAACATGCACAG GACAAGCACAGCGCCATCGCCATTGAATCTTCTTACCACCTGGATGGAGTATTTGTACAAATTGTGCAAGAAACGCGCCGCGAACAAGCAACGCCCATCCCTCGTCCGTTTGATGGAATTGCAAAGAAACGACGCGCTCTCAGCGCACTCTAGAATGGGCGCGAAATGGTTGTCAAAAGTGAAAAAGAGCCAGGTGGCCCACAAGGACAGCGTCGCCCTGTCGATCGTCCATCTGAGCCCTCTCGGCAGTCAACTGTCGTTCAGTAACGCAATCAGGATCGATAACGTTGTCGATTGGGAAGCGGTCAGACGAAAGTATACCGATCTATACGGTGAAAAGATCGAGAAGCACGCCGAAGAGCACGAGAAAGAGTCCACGGAACACGACCCCCTAACGGGTTCTTTGGAAAGCTCGTTGCCCGGCATTCCTGTCGGACATAAAACTGTGCCTACCTCTATCTCTTAA
- the Pih1d1 gene encoding PIH1 domain containing 1: MSNRMFLDVDDTILTRNLILPENMQKDDNLTKQSDSIPSIIVQPAPGICIKAKTDTREKVFLNICTSDKIPPPDDISEEKLFAILEEENSDFVIPMSIGSERLEPDKSGSLTFTCDIAINAAYFEKCQKNKSFLLFTISVIMDGVSNKFNKTLNTADYVILKNRKVMGKLQQHKIENRKPRTRVQVKKPLIEEIQSSTTTSCEKKDKINQGENISSESYVLLKQPLEGAPTHLIGLFKMPKGITSKEVEVFLDEDRILITVDRSNLTYDLSTPYIIKVVDSKCFLDKYLKILRLDMPVESISDNIQTIKFN; encoded by the exons ATGAGTAATCGAATGTTTTTGGATGTTGATGATACAATCTTAACAAGGAATTTAATATTACCT GAAAATATGCAAAAGGATGATAACTTGACAAAACAGTCCGATTCAATACCTTCCATTATCGTTCAACCTGCACCTG GTATATGTATAAAGGCAAAAACTGATACCAGGGAAAAGGTGTTTTTAAATATATGTACATCGGATAAAATACCCCCACCTGATGATATATCTGAAGAAAAACTTTTTGCTATTTTAGAGGAAGAAAATTCTGACTTCGTAATACCTATGAGTATCGGGAGTGAAAGACTTGAACCTGATAAAA GTGGATCTCTTACTTTCACATGTGACATTGCAATCAATGCAGCATATTTTGAAAAATGCCAGAAAAACAAAAGTTTTTTGTTATTCACAATATCAGTGATAATGGATGGAGTATCCAATAAGTTTAATAAGACTCTCAATACAGCGGATTATGTGATTTTAAAAAATCGGAAA GTAATGGGAAAATTACAACAACATAAAATTGAAAATCGCAAACCAAGAACTCGTGTACAAGTTAAAAAACCATTAATTGAAGAAATCCAATCTTCCACCACAACTAGCTGtgaaaaaaaagataaaatcAATCAAGGGGAAAATATTTCTTCAGAGAGCTATGTATTATTGAAACAACCTTTAGAAGGAGCACCTACACACTTAATTGGTTTATTTAAAATGCCTAAAGGG ATTACTAGTAAAGAGGTGGAAGTTTTTCTTGATGAAGATCGCATTTTAATTACTGTTGATAGATCCAATCTCACATATGATTTATCAACTCCATATATAATAAAAGTAGTAGATTCAAAATGTTTCCTAGACAAATATCTCAAG